The Aquidulcibacter paucihalophilus genome has a window encoding:
- a CDS encoding OsmC family protein, with amino-acid sequence MSEHLATVEWSRGDQDFTGNRYSRAHDWRFDGGAVVRGSSAPTSVPEPLSDPAAVDPEEALVAALSSCHMLFFLAFAAKGGFTVDSYRDEAVGMLGRDERGKTSITTVALRPAVVFSGETRPDAAAIDALHHRAHEACYIANSIRADVTIEAR; translated from the coding sequence ATGAGCGAACATCTGGCCACCGTGGAATGGAGCCGCGGCGATCAGGATTTCACCGGCAATCGCTATTCCCGCGCCCACGACTGGCGGTTCGATGGCGGGGCGGTGGTGCGCGGGTCCTCGGCGCCGACCAGTGTGCCGGAACCCCTGTCCGATCCCGCCGCGGTGGATCCCGAAGAGGCGCTGGTGGCGGCCCTGAGCAGTTGCCACATGCTGTTTTTCCTCGCCTTTGCGGCCAAGGGCGGGTTCACGGTCGACTCCTACCGCGACGAGGCGGTCGGGATGTTGGGCCGGGACGAACGGGGAAAAACCTCGATCACCACCGTCGCCCTGCGGCCGGCCGTGGTTTTCTCGGGCGAGACCCGTCCGGACGCCGCCGCGATCGACGCCCTGCATCACCGGGCGCATGAGGCCTGCTACATCGCCAATTCGATCCGGGCGGATGTGACGATCGAGGCGCGCTAG
- a CDS encoding LysE family translocator, producing MASLPVDPHLYLTFLGVMMVMAVTPGPANLFSVANGVQRGKAAAMAGVVGMNAATLVWFGAAALGLGALVVAFPQVFRLISIGGALYVAWLGISALRGAFRDAADPDAPIIRMGRSALVDGFMVQIANPKAILFFTAVLPPFMDVTRPAAPQLALFALATIGMDVLTMSAYGLGGAALARRMSEPRFRKGFALLTGILLLAAAVLIVSRL from the coding sequence ATGGCCAGCCTGCCCGTCGATCCACACCTGTATCTGACCTTTCTCGGCGTCATGATGGTCATGGCCGTCACGCCGGGGCCGGCCAATCTGTTTTCGGTCGCCAATGGCGTGCAGCGCGGCAAGGCCGCCGCCATGGCCGGGGTGGTCGGGATGAATGCCGCGACCCTGGTCTGGTTCGGGGCCGCGGCCCTGGGGCTCGGCGCGCTGGTCGTCGCCTTTCCGCAGGTCTTCCGCCTGATCTCGATCGGCGGCGCCCTCTATGTCGCCTGGCTGGGGATCAGCGCCCTGCGCGGGGCCTTCCGCGACGCCGCGGATCCGGACGCGCCGATTATCCGGATGGGCCGGAGCGCCCTGGTGGACGGCTTCATGGTGCAGATCGCCAACCCCAAGGCGATCCTGTTCTTCACCGCCGTCCTGCCGCCCTTCATGGATGTGACCCGCCCCGCGGCCCCGCAGCTGGCCCTGTTCGCCCTGGCCACCATCGGCATGGACGTCCTGACCATGTCCGCCTACGGTCTGGGCGGCGCAGCCTTGGCCCGGCGCATGAGCGAGCCGCGTTTCCGCAAGGGTTTCGCCCTCCTGACCGGCATCCTTCTGCTGGCCGCCGCCGTACTTATTGTGTCGCGTTTATAG
- a CDS encoding DUF5694 domain-containing protein has product MLKLKLLAALAVLCLPQTAWAQTPAPAPVQVMVVGSFHMNNPGRDMHNMQIDPVTTPQKQAELAAVAEALAAFRPTAVAIERVAPDQTTMLDANWPAFRPEQLLTNADERVQIGYRLAARAGIDRVYGIDEKDREGQPTYFPMGPVMAWVQANGRMPEFQAVSATIQSSIAELEVRQRERTIGQLLAEINAPDHPMVGPAGQEAIYYAMIGFGSGDNQAGAELNARWYARNAQIFARLVQVARPGDRIVVVYGSGHAYWLRHFVETTPGFELVEPTAWLSAD; this is encoded by the coding sequence ATGCTGAAGTTGAAACTGTTGGCCGCCCTGGCGGTCCTGTGTCTGCCCCAGACGGCGTGGGCGCAGACACCCGCGCCCGCGCCGGTCCAGGTGATGGTGGTGGGGTCCTTTCACATGAATAATCCGGGTCGGGACATGCATAATATGCAGATCGATCCCGTGACCACGCCGCAGAAGCAGGCAGAACTGGCGGCCGTGGCCGAGGCCCTGGCAGCCTTTCGGCCAACCGCTGTGGCGATCGAACGGGTCGCCCCGGACCAGACCACCATGCTGGACGCCAACTGGCCCGCGTTCCGGCCCGAGCAACTGCTGACAAACGCGGACGAGCGGGTTCAGATCGGCTACCGCCTCGCCGCCCGCGCAGGAATCGACCGCGTATACGGGATCGACGAGAAGGACCGCGAGGGGCAGCCGACCTATTTTCCGATGGGCCCGGTCATGGCCTGGGTCCAGGCGAACGGCCGGATGCCGGAATTCCAGGCGGTGAGCGCGACCATCCAGTCCTCGATCGCCGAACTGGAGGTCCGCCAACGGGAGCGCACGATCGGTCAGCTGCTGGCCGAGATCAACGCGCCCGACCACCCGATGGTCGGGCCCGCCGGGCAAGAAGCCATTTATTACGCCATGATCGGCTTCGGCTCCGGCGACAACCAGGCGGGAGCTGAACTGAACGCGCGCTGGTATGCCCGAAACGCACAGATTTTCGCCCGACTGGTCCAGGTCGCCCGACCCGGCGATCGTATCGTGGTCGTTTACGGCAGCGGCCACGCCTACTGGCTGCGTCACTTTGTCGAGACGACCCCGGGATTCGAGTTGGTTGAACCGACGGCCTGGTTGTCCGCGGACTAG
- a CDS encoding dienelactone hydrolase: protein MLEPAVTVVGPDDDRPRPAVILFHGCGGLRGHLPKYAAAARAAGWRAFIVDSYGPRGWSRGFAMATVCTGILLHGSQRAGDILATLLGVSQRADVDASKIVLAGWSHGGWGIMEAMSSDRAPGQLGVTDPGAVSLDGVIGTWLAYPYVGIGAFNRMRPWRHCPKTVAVISRTDHLTTVRNAQQVHDMVRNCGADVETWIADGTHSFDEPMTAPPMRYHPELAAEAERRFVALLNDVAVAPAV, encoded by the coding sequence ATGCTTGAACCGGCCGTCACGGTCGTCGGCCCGGACGATGACCGCCCCCGCCCGGCGGTCATCCTGTTCCACGGCTGCGGCGGCCTGCGCGGCCATCTGCCCAAATATGCCGCGGCGGCCAGGGCGGCCGGCTGGCGCGCCTTCATCGTCGATTCCTACGGGCCCCGCGGCTGGAGCCGCGGGTTCGCCATGGCCACGGTCTGCACCGGTATCCTGCTGCACGGTTCGCAGCGGGCGGGCGACATTCTGGCCACCCTGCTCGGCGTGTCGCAGCGAGCCGATGTGGATGCGTCGAAAATCGTTCTGGCCGGCTGGAGCCACGGCGGCTGGGGCATCATGGAGGCAATGAGCTCCGACCGGGCACCGGGTCAGCTGGGCGTCACGGACCCCGGCGCGGTCTCGCTGGACGGGGTGATCGGGACCTGGCTGGCCTATCCCTATGTCGGCATCGGCGCCTTCAACCGGATGCGGCCCTGGCGGCACTGCCCGAAGACCGTCGCGGTGATCTCGCGCACCGACCACCTGACCACCGTCCGCAATGCCCAGCAGGTGCACGACATGGTCCGCAACTGCGGGGCTGATGTGGAGACCTGGATTGCCGACGGCACCCACAGTTTCGACGAGCCGATGACCGCCCCGCCGATGCGTTACCACCCCGAACTGGCGGCCGAGGCCGAGCGGCGGTTCGTGGCCCTGCTGAATGATGTCGCGGTGGCCCCGGCGGTCTAG
- the purH gene encoding bifunctional phosphoribosylaminoimidazolecarboxamide formyltransferase/IMP cyclohydrolase has protein sequence MPAAPDFPPAPDRVAPKRALISLSDKTGLEDAARTLHGLGVELVSTGGTRAAIAGFGLPVKDVTDLTGFPEMMDGRVKTLHPVVHGGLLGVRDAADHAEAMATHNIGPIDIVWVDLYPFESTVASGAGFDAVVENIDIGGPAMIRSGSKNHGYVAVCVDPASVAELLEGLKADGTTDLALRKRLAARAFARTAAYDAAVSGWFAGQVGDAAPARKSIAGSLAQTLRYGENPHQTGAFYRTGDARPGVAHARQLQGKELGYNNIADADAAYELVAEFEAPACVIVKHANPCGVAVGTDLATAYARALECDAVSAFGGVIAVNRTLTGADARLITDIFTEVVIAPGADEEAQAIFAAKKNLRLLLTDGLPDPLAAGEVFRSVAGGFLVQSRDRSRIAPADLKIVTRRQPTPQEIEDMLFAFTVAKHVKSNAIVYAKDGQTAGIGAGQMNRRDSARIAAIRAREAGEAKGLAHSLAQGSACASEAFFPFADGLLEAVAAGATAVIQPGGSIRDDEVIAAADEAGVAMAFTGVRVFRH, from the coding sequence ATGCCCGCCGCTCCCGACTTTCCCCCCGCGCCCGACCGCGTGGCGCCGAAGCGCGCCCTGATCTCGCTGAGCGACAAGACCGGGCTGGAGGACGCCGCCCGGACCCTGCACGGGCTCGGCGTCGAACTGGTCTCGACCGGGGGCACCCGCGCCGCCATCGCCGGTTTCGGCCTGCCGGTGAAGGACGTGACCGACCTGACCGGCTTCCCCGAGATGATGGACGGCCGGGTCAAGACCCTGCACCCCGTGGTGCACGGCGGCCTGCTGGGCGTGCGCGACGCGGCCGACCACGCCGAGGCCATGGCGACGCACAACATCGGCCCGATCGATATCGTCTGGGTCGACCTCTATCCGTTTGAATCCACCGTCGCCTCGGGCGCCGGTTTCGACGCCGTGGTCGAGAACATCGACATCGGCGGCCCGGCCATGATCCGCTCGGGCTCCAAGAATCACGGCTATGTCGCCGTCTGCGTCGATCCGGCCTCGGTCGCCGAATTGCTGGAAGGGCTGAAGGCCGACGGGACGACCGATCTGGCCCTGCGCAAGCGGCTCGCCGCCCGCGCCTTCGCCCGCACCGCCGCCTATGACGCCGCCGTCTCGGGCTGGTTCGCCGGCCAGGTCGGGGACGCCGCCCCGGCGCGCAAATCCATCGCCGGTTCGCTGGCCCAGACCCTGCGCTACGGCGAGAACCCGCACCAGACGGGCGCCTTCTACCGCACCGGGGATGCCCGCCCCGGCGTCGCCCACGCCCGCCAGCTGCAGGGCAAGGAGCTGGGCTACAACAACATTGCCGACGCCGACGCCGCCTATGAGCTGGTCGCGGAGTTCGAGGCCCCCGCCTGCGTCATCGTCAAACACGCTAACCCCTGCGGCGTCGCCGTCGGAACCGATCTGGCGACCGCCTATGCCCGGGCCCTGGAATGCGACGCCGTCTCGGCCTTCGGCGGCGTCATCGCCGTCAACCGGACCCTGACCGGCGCCGACGCCCGGCTGATCACCGACATCTTCACCGAGGTCGTCATCGCCCCCGGCGCCGACGAGGAGGCCCAGGCCATCTTCGCCGCCAAGAAGAACCTGCGCCTGCTGCTGACCGACGGCCTGCCTGACCCGCTGGCGGCCGGCGAGGTGTTCCGCTCGGTGGCCGGCGGTTTCCTGGTCCAGTCGCGCGACCGCAGCCGCATCGCCCCCGCGGACCTGAAGATCGTGACCCGCCGCCAGCCGACGCCGCAGGAGATCGAGGACATGCTGTTCGCCTTCACCGTGGCCAAGCACGTGAAGTCCAACGCCATCGTCTATGCCAAGGACGGCCAGACCGCCGGCATCGGCGCCGGCCAGATGAATCGCCGCGACTCGGCCCGCATCGCCGCCATCCGCGCCCGCGAAGCCGGCGAGGCCAAGGGTCTGGCCCATTCGCTGGCGCAAGGGTCCGCCTGCGCCTCCGAAGCCTTCTTCCCCTTCGCCGACGGCCTGCTGGAAGCGGTCGCGGCGGGCGCCACGGCGGTGATCCAGCCCGGCGGCTCGATCCGCGACGATGAGGTCATTGCGGCCGCGGACGAGGCGGGCGTGGCGATGGCGTTCACGGGCGTGCGGGTGTTCCGGCACTGA
- a CDS encoding prolyl-tRNA synthetase associated domain-containing protein → MTEDKPTEPAFDRDRLLDWMAANDVAGTTHDHPAVFRVEEGLELKAAMPGAHTKNLFLKDKKGRLWLISARQDTVVDLKRADKWIGSARLSFGNETLLYETLGVRPGSVTALGLINDPEHRVTFVIDKALWDAAIVNFHPLTNTATTALAQADFRRFLALIGREAMVVDFGQPTA, encoded by the coding sequence ATGACCGAAGACAAGCCGACCGAACCCGCGTTTGATCGCGACCGCCTGCTGGACTGGATGGCGGCCAACGATGTGGCCGGGACGACGCACGACCACCCCGCCGTCTTCCGCGTCGAGGAAGGGCTGGAGCTCAAGGCCGCCATGCCCGGCGCCCACACCAAGAACCTGTTCCTCAAGGACAAGAAGGGCCGGCTGTGGCTGATCTCGGCGCGGCAGGACACGGTGGTGGACCTGAAGCGGGCCGACAAATGGATCGGCTCGGCGCGGCTGTCCTTCGGCAATGAGACCCTGCTGTACGAAACCCTCGGCGTCCGCCCCGGCTCGGTCACGGCCCTGGGCCTGATCAACGACCCCGAACACCGCGTCACCTTCGTCATCGACAAGGCGCTGTGGGACGCGGCCATCGTCAATTTCCATCCGCTGACCAATACGGCGACGACAGCGCTGGCGCAGGCGGACTTCCGGCGATTCCTCGCGCTCATCGGGCGCGAGGCGATGGTGGTGGACTTCGGTCAACCAACGGCCTGA
- a CDS encoding DUF6065 family protein, whose translation MELECYPMTATPPDLVPGRQSRNWMDAFASRHPYRCLPLNMANTTGWEILCPLTFTAEWNGGPSQADIVITPERPNANLTHVVTSHFSRGVLTMHPQYLFRTPPGWGLLAGGSPNHMKDGIQPLVGLIETDWLPFPFTMNWLFTRPGRVKFEKGEPFCFITPIEHRKAEQFQPVIRSLESNPVMHGQFEAWNRARTDFNKRLASGDPDAAKEAWQRYYFKGEVPEDLGVAPETHVNKRRLKSPRIG comes from the coding sequence GTGGAACTGGAATGCTATCCGATGACGGCGACCCCGCCCGACCTCGTGCCGGGGCGGCAGTCGCGCAACTGGATGGACGCCTTCGCCAGCCGCCACCCCTATCGCTGCCTGCCGCTGAACATGGCCAACACCACGGGCTGGGAGATCCTGTGCCCGCTGACCTTCACCGCCGAATGGAACGGCGGGCCCAGCCAGGCCGACATCGTCATCACGCCCGAGCGGCCGAACGCAAATCTGACCCATGTGGTGACCTCGCATTTCTCGCGCGGGGTCCTGACCATGCATCCGCAGTATCTGTTCCGGACGCCGCCCGGCTGGGGCCTGCTGGCCGGCGGTTCGCCCAATCACATGAAGGACGGCATCCAGCCGCTGGTCGGGCTGATCGAGACCGACTGGCTGCCCTTCCCCTTCACCATGAACTGGCTTTTCACCCGCCCCGGCCGGGTCAAGTTCGAGAAGGGCGAGCCCTTCTGCTTCATCACCCCGATCGAGCACCGCAAGGCTGAACAATTCCAGCCGGTGATCCGTTCGCTGGAGTCCAATCCGGTCATGCACGGCCAGTTCGAGGCCTGGAACCGCGCCCGCACCGACTTCAACAAGCGCCTCGCCTCGGGCGACCCCGACGCGGCCAAGGAGGCGTGGCAGCGCTATTACTTCAAGGGCGAGGTGCCCGAGGACCTCGGCGTCGCGCCGGAGACGCATGTCAACAAGCGGCGGCTGAAGTCGCCGAGGATCGGCTAG